TGTGGTCACGCCCAGAAAGCCTTCATTATGCATCCAAAGTCGAGTAGGAGTGTCTGGGTCTGTGAATCTCTGCATGGTACCTCTCCCTCACCCCCGCACAGCTGTCATGCTATCCCGCAATGATTTGAGCTAGATGGCCAGGAAATTCATCGCGGAGACATCGTCTTATCTGACGGGTACATCACTCACTTGAAAGCCGGAGAGCACTGGAAAGCATCGTTGGGGAACAGGTAATGAGTTGAAAAAATGGATTCATGGACCTGAGCCTCTACACATACACGGGTAGGTCAAGCCATGTGGCATGACAACCCCTACCACACTGCCAAGAAGAACAGTTCATACAAGTATACCGCCCGACTGAAGCCAATAATACCATGCGCGACCCCGGATAGGAAGTATGTTAGCAACAGAAATCTTTGAGCCGTGTCCATAAAGCCCGAGACGTCATCCCCAGCCTCCGGCGCCAGTTCCAGGTCCGCCTGCTCCTTACCGTATAATCAAAATGACACAACCCCATCGCCAATACCAAACGAGAAAAGAAACCCTTGCTTTTGTCCCCTGCCTTTTCGATGCTACATATgaagagagaaaaagagagaaagagagtcCGCGCAAGTTGAAGATGCATCCCAGATCAGCCTGATATGCCCCCATCTGGGCAGAGAAAGCGGGTATCAATACGTCTACGATGCTTTGCGTTTTCCGATGAAATCACTGACCTCCAAGTCGCCGAGTTATGCATGAGTCTATGTTGGCCCCAGAACGTTTACAATATGTCAGGTATCCCTGGCCTTTCCTCAAAGACCAGGGTGCCCCCCTTGGGTCGGTTCGACGACATTGTCTGACAGGTTTATAAGGAGCTGGGCCAAACATCTCTTGGTCGCAGCGTCGTCTCGAAGTACCGAAGAAAAGGTCGCATCTCGGAGGGGTTCTGGGAGGCACTGGCGCAAAGcctcgcgcgcgcgcgcgttGTCGCTCAATCTATGCGGCATTAGTGAGAGGCTGGCCCAATCGACTTGTATCGGAGAACTCACCGGAGAAAGCATCTGACAACGTGCTTCAGAAGCCGAGCTGTCTGCTGCTCGACGAGTTGAGCGACCATGTTGCTGAGGACAGTGCCCACCGCGTAAAAGCGTTCGTAGGTAGCGCAAATGTAGTTGAGCCCATTGTCGTCCAATAAGATCTTTTGCACAATGAAAATCGCCACAGTTTTGCTCAGCTCTGAGCCTGTCTCCATAATACGTAGGCAGAGAGGAATGATCTCTGTGGTGAGCAAAAAGTTGATGACCTCGGAAGAGTCGTTCTTGACGAGGGCGCCAATGACGCCTAGCGACGTCAGGCGTAGGTATTCGAAAGGTCTCGATTTCGAGGTCGTGTTGAGGAAGGGATATAGGAATAAAGGAATATGGGCTGAGAGATGTGAGCTCAGGGACAGGTAATATTTAAGGGGATCACCTGGACGGCGTACCATTAAGAAACAACGTGCGCGTATCATTGTGGGAGGCAACACACTGAAGAAGTGCTAGCGCGTTGCATACCCTATTGGAAGCCGCAGCAGTGAGTTGCGAAGGGTTCAAGAGAGTGTAGACCGAGATGATCTCCTGTAGTAGCGATGTCATGACTCCTACGTGGGTTTAGTATGCGTCAGTCACACTGGTCTCCAGACATGAAAGCTTACCGAACGAATGCCACAATATGAGCGCAAGCTCGGGAACCTGTTCTCGCTTCTTGCTCAGCTCCAGAAGAGCTGCCTCACGGGTGCTCTCGCTGAGCAGATCAGCAATGTAAGCCATTGTTCTTCGATTGTCCTCGGATATATTGTCGTGGCTGCCTTCCGGGGCATGCGCATTGCCAAGAGATGGAACCGCAGAATGCCCACTAGCAAGTCTATTGtagtgctgctgctgctgctgctgctgttgttgctgttgttgttgttgttgctgctgctgctgctgctgctgctgttgctgttgctgctgctgtacGGCAGAagcggcggcagcagcagcttgCTGAGCATGGTGATGTTGATTAGACTGCTGATGCATCCATGCCGAGTCAGTCTGTGGATTAAACTGATGGTGTCCGTAAACGTGCTGAGCGGGCATCATCTTCGAATCCCAGATCCGTGTGCTTCACAGAGTATGTTCTCGACGAATATGTGTGATGTTGAAACGATGGAAGCCACTGCACCGATCGTAGCCAAGTATTTCTATCGCAGTTTCCTAATGAGAAATCTTCTCCAAATGGCACTTCAGCAACAGGAACGACGATGAGCTGCAGTACTTCGTCGGAGTGTTGATCTGTGGGcggcgggcggcggcggatcGAGGATGTCAACTTCGCGGGGGGGCGATTTGGGCTTTGGGCTCTTGCGCGCGAGGCCGTTGGAAGACTTAATCGCAGATTCGTAATGGGTTCAAAGGCCCGAAAATTGAGCCGTCGTTATTTCGTGGTGGCGCGAACTTCAAACCTTTGGCGGGTGCTTCGTAGTCAAGGTGACAAATGTGCGTACTCAATCAGGGTCGAGGTTGTGAACAATAAACTGGGCAGGGAAGGTTGAGAGGATGAGGCACACACAGAGGAAGGCAAGGCGAGACAGGGTTAGGTAATTGGTCGGTAGTCAGGCTAAGGTCAGGTGTATCTATGGAGAGCGTTGGAGGCAGGGAGCACAGGTGCCCCATGCACGGGCATGGATGAAATAGCGCGCAACTACCTAGACCAGCATCAGGGCGGGTTAGTCAGCACCGTTGCTCTTGCTCTTACCTACTTTCTCACCTTGAATCACCCCAagtcccccccccctcctgaCTGGCGTGTACTTACCTAAGCTGCCTGTCCTTCGACCACATAAGGTGCCTCTCATACATCGCCTTAACTTAAGGCTGGAGAGCAAGGCAATCCTATAATGACAGGGGGCACATAGCACAGCATATAGCAATGACTAGGTGATTGCTTAAATCCCTTTCTCCAATGACCTTACCTTGGCCAGCATGAAGTACCTACATTCCACAACATAGAAGACCTAGGTATAGGAGAGGAGGAAGCGGCAGTCCAGTGTCACGCCTGGCCTCAATGTGACCGGTGTGCCTAGGAGACTTGTAAGACCGGACCGAAATTGCTGTCATAGCTTTCTGCGTTCAATGTTGCGGTTGCCCGTGCGGCTCAAGTCCTGAAATAGGCTCTTTGGTGCGGAGTATTATGGATTCAACTAACATAGAGGGAAGTCACTTTGGCTGGTCATGTCTCCAAGTTTCCGAGTCTGCCCAGCAACGTAGAGAAGGATGATCATTGCCCATTGCTCATATTGGGCTGACGCGCCTGTCCGCGCCAACATCATAATTCTAAGCTACATCCAGCAGAATCCCAATAGCCCTCCTCGTGGAGCCTCCGGATATCTCAAGCTTGCCGGCATCCAATGGCTGAGTGATAGCTACTGACTTGAACCATCTCTGCCCTAACACCGATGTAGCGTAGACGGAGTAGCAAATTGTACGGCCAGCTGCTTTCAGAAAGAACCAAGTGCACGCACATACGTACACACAATTATCGTCTCTAAACTTCTCTATACACGTTCACCTATTTGAATTAGTTGACATTACCCAACCGCCGCTGCATGCATCGATGGACAGCTATTCAAGTAATGCCGTTCCTTCGCCAAGGCAGAAAGGTGCTTACTGACTGGCAGTTGGCTACTAAAACACCTCGATTGACGCCGAGGCGACCGAGAAAAGAAAACAAATAACTTAAAGGTCAAAAAGGTCGTACGATGAGATTGTTTGCCCTCGATACCCTCCACCCGCTCTGGTATCCCGGAGTCGGGCTCCCAAATCGGAGCTAATCCTTGACCACATATGTTCTCCGCGCTTTTCATCTGAACGCTTCCGCCCCATCTAAAGACGAAGCTCCCTCAAAACCTGATCGGCCATGTTCTTGTATTGCCACGTGTTTCCCACCAGTCGCTTGAATTGGATTCCGTGAAGAGACAACAACGGGACCTTGACAATGAATATCTCAAACTCGAGGACCATGCTTCCGCCAAGATCACTCTGAACGTGAGTGCTCGTCTCGCCGGGTACTCTTCTGGATGACACTCCCGCTTCCCGCGAGACACTATCAACCGAGACGTCCGAGTTGGAGTAACTGTGATCTGCCTCAGTACGCCCAGAGCCACGCGGCGTACTCGGTCCTCGTTCAGTTGCTGGCAAGTCTTCTCGTTCCCGGTCGCCACCTCTGATTGCCCCAAAACTGAAGCGTCTCCTGTGACCTGGTGGCGCTTGTCCCGGGCTACCGGGAACCTCTGGTACTTTCTTGAGGTCAATGCTGGGTGTATGCTTGCACAAGAAGCCACCCTTGATCTCGGTGTAGTCGACTCCTAGGCCCTTGAGCACCCGCTTGATATCCGCCCGGATCTCTGTGACGTTCTTGGTAGAAGTAGTTGAAACGCTAAACAAGCCTTTGAGGAAAACGGGCTTAGCCAAGTCTGAGCTGTCCAGCCTGTCGGTGGACACGCCACTCTGGTCGCCTTGCTCTTGATCCGTTTCCTCCGGCACGTTAGCCTCTCGAGCTTCCTCCCGGCGAAGCCTGCGCTGCTGAATACTCTCGCGCCTGGCATGACCGAGTGATTTCGCTCTCATGGATGCAGCCCGTGTTTGCTGGCTGTCTCTAGACGCGGGCGGTGGTCGATCGGTGGCCGTAGATTGGTCTGAGCCGCTCGTCGGCGGTGGCTCTTTTGGTGTCCGCGTCGACCCACGGCGACGCAAGTCTGCAGAATTTACGCTTGTAGATCGGCCCAAACCTTTGCGCCGTGACGATTGACCTCCGGCCGATAAAGGAGGGCTAAGAAGATCACCGTGCTGTGGCTGACTGCTACCGGATCTGAGCGGGAGAGGGTCCGGTTCTTCTCGTTCCCGTCTGCCGCGACGTATGCTGAAGCTTTTCCGGGGCATCGGTGCAGGAGGGGCCTCGGAGGGTGAGTGAACCTGGACTACAGGCGGATGAGATCGATCTCTATCCGACCTTTCCGGATCCCGGCGTCTTCGAGTACTGAAGCGACGGAGAATGCCTGCAGCGGTACTCTCCTTCTTTGGGAGCGGCTCGGGCGGTACCTCTGGGGAAAGGGGCGTTGTTGGTGAAAGTTGAGAGTTCTTCACGGTGTCGGGAGCTTCGTCTTCACCGTGAGTCCTTGCGCGAGGACGAGAACGGCCACCCGTGACCCGTTCGCCGGGCATTTCGTAAGTAGAGGAGTTGGTATGAGCCTCCTGCGGCGGTGTAATCTCCGGGATTGCaggcttctccttctccttgtgAGCACTGGCAGCTCCGGGGTTCTTCTCAACACGATCGCGATCTTGTTTTTCTCGTACCAGGTAGTAGATCGAGACCAACGGACTGAAGGCGTTGAGAGGATCGTTGCCGAGCTGGAGGGCCTCAGAACTAGGAGCCGTCAACGTGTCGCGACTGGTGCCTGAGTTCCTCCTCTTGTAAAAGTCAAAGCCAAAGCCGCGCTTTTTCTCAACGTCTTTGGCAGGCTGAGGGAGCTCTTTTTCGCGCTGATAGAGTTTGACTGCGCGTTGGTATTCCTCAGACTCGATTGTCCGTTCCAGCTGGGCCTTGATGGCGTCTGGTGAGCCAAAATTGAATCCAGTCATGGCATTGACAACATCGGTGTCCAAAGGGAGAGAGAGGGGTTCTCGTGGAGGTAATCCGTTGTCCAATGGGCTGTTGTAACCCTTCGTCATCCACGGATGGACCATGACTTCCTGCATGGTTGCACGTTGCTTGGGATCCGTTACAAGCATCCGAGATAGCAGGTGCTTGCATTCTGCATCAGGTTAGATGGAGACCAGACGCAGTACGAGTCTGAGCAACTTACCACTTGAGAGCCAACTTGGATAGTCCACCAACCCCTTTTTGATTTTGGCGTGTAGGGCAGGCATACTCTGGTCGTCAAAGGGCACCTTTCCACACACCAAAACGTAAAGAACGATGCCGAAACTCCATACGTCCACCTCGGGCCCGGTATAGGCTCTCGCCTGAAGTAGCTCCGGGGCAGCGAAGTAAAGGCTGCCGCAAAAAGTTTTGAGATGACCACGTGGAGCAAACAGATTGCTAAGCCCGAAATCAATGATCTTGATGTCTCCATTTTTACTGATGAGAATATTTTCGATCTTGAGGTCTCGGTGGACAATGCTGTTCCGGTGACAATAGTCAAGAGCGCTGGCGATTTGACGGCTGAACTTGCGGGCTTGCTTCTCCTTCAACTTGCCGTGCGAAATGATGTAGTCAAGCATCTGGCCGCCATTGACGTACTCGCAGAGCATGTACCAATGGTAGTTGGTGCGCACAACGTCTCGCATACCGCAGATGTTGGGATGGCTCAAGAGAGTGACGATGGCGGCCTCTCGGGCGGTCCTGATTTCCTTAGATTGGTCCGCTCTCTCCTTGTCCGCTCGAGTCTGATGTTGTGTATCTTCCGTTGAGCCACGGGGAATAATCTTGCAGGCGACCTGCGATTAGAGAGGAGCATAGGTTAGCAAGCACGACACGTTTGGGCCGATAAGCACGGTAAGCCAGGGGAGGGGGAAGAAACATACCTGCTCGCCTGTATCCTCTTTACGGGCCAGCTTCACCTTTCCCATGCTACCAGCACCGATTGTTTTGCCCAAGATCCATTTTCCAGATGGGGTTGGTATCGTGGTGCGTGATCTACTCGTGTGCTTCGAGGTAGTGGGTGCGCCTGGGCTCCGGGGATCGGGCCCGCCATGGTTGCTGACAGGAGCAGGCCCGGCGTTGTTGGCAACTGCGGTGCTCGCGGGCATGTCGGCAGCGTGATTGTATCGATGATTTGATCTGGTACTGCTGTGCCGCTGGGGACGCGAGGCGTCGGCGCGGGTCGATGAGGGCGGGTGTTGGCTTGGGGCGTTTCGCTTGGAGTGAAGGACTACTTCTGGTGTTTCATACTCATGTCGTGGGGGGATGTCTTGAGCGAAACGAGAAGCAGCTGAGGCAGCGGAAGCGACAGCAGCAGGAACGGTGGCGGAGGTGGAGGAAGGTTGTCGAGAGTGAGAGCGGTGTTGGAGTTGCTCGCTCCTGCTGTATTGGTGACGGCGCTGGTGGTGGTTGTGTTGTTGATTGGAGGTGGAGGAGCCACGCTGTAAAGGAGGACCAGAGCCAGAGGCGGAGACAGGAGGCCGGGTTCGGGTGGAGAGGGAGCGGTGCGCAGTCGATGGTTGAGATTGGGATTGGGATTGAGAGCGAGACAGAGGAAGGGGAGCCTGGGGAGGAGGATGTGCTGGCAGATCAGTAGTGGCCGGGATTGCTGTTGTCATTGCAGGAGAGAGGAAACGGGGGTGTGACACTGCGAGGGTTCGCTGTGTGAACTGGCACTGGCACTGGCACTGGCACTGACGCTGGCACAGTTTCCGGCTCCTCTGGCGACACGAGAGGGGGAGAGGCAGAACGTGGGCCGAACAGTGAGGTCAGGTACGGTAGGACACTTTcaggatgggatgggatgggatgggaggGTAAGTACGGAGTAAGGAAGGTATGGGGGGGCTGGGGAACCACCGGCTCCACTGCTTACTTCAACCAAGTCTTCCAAACAAGAATAAGGTGTCCGTATGGTTGAAGGGGAGTGGAGGAGAGTGAGGGAGGGGGGGCTAGGAGTCGAGGTACTGAGGAGGGCAAGCGCTGCACTGTCTGAAGCGAAAGTAGAAATTTGTCGGGGATGAGGCACCGAAGCAGACGAGCGGTCAGACGCACAGAGAGTGaatgaaagagagagagagagggggggggggggagaacACAGCGACAAATGGTTGAAGAGTATTCGCAGTGGCAGGCGGGGGAGAGAGGAGGTGTGCGCAACAAGACTCATAGAAACTCAAGAGTGAGCGGCAGTGAACAACCCCTGCGAGGATGATTTGAGAGCTGAGGTATCCACACCAGGCAAAGCAAGGAAGGCAGACGTTCAGTCTCGTCTGATGCGGGTGTGCAGGCGTGAGTGCTGTCTGTGTGTGTTTGCACGCAAAAGAAGCATGGGAGTGAGGATGACCTTGAAAGGGCGGGGAAAGCAATACATTATCTGTAGAAGGAGAGAAGAATTGTGGAAAACTtgagtaaggtaggtagaaaGTCGGATTACAACTTCTGGTACCTTGTCTTAAGTTGTTCAAGACTTCAAGTTGTGTTTGCCCGGCGCTTATCGGTTGCCTGCCTTGCCTTACCTGACCTTCTTAGGTGCCTTACCGTCAGGTTCCAGGTCAGGTAAGGTATCCATCCGTACCTGCCTTACTTGCGAATGCCTCTCGCTTTCAACTGGCAACCCCCCAGCGATACCCGGCCAAGCCCCCAATACTCTACGATAGGTACCTGAAATAGGTATGAATAGACATGGCCACTTCGTTACTGATGCCACGTGCATTGGGTTGAACTAGATTTTCCATGTTGCCAAGGTATAGTATTTGTGAGCGAGGTCGACATGAAATCTCCTTTTCCAGTGTCTTTGTTTGACGGGGCAAGCCACCTCATTGTTGGCGTGGTGCCATGTCGACCTACCTCACATTACCTTGCCTCGGACGTCAGGGGGCACGCATCTTTCTGCACCTTGGGAAATTAGTGTCAGGTGGCAGGCGCTCCAAATTCGAATAGTGAGGTACGATGTATCCGTAGAATGCCTGTGTCTGGCTATCTGCATCTACGGACACGGATATCTAATACCTCACATCCCATCCTCTGGTAAATTGGGCCGAGGATGGCAGAAACGAGTTAGACAAAAGCAAGTCCATCAGAGATGACGACAGACGCCGTGGATAGGAATGCAGACCCCGCGCTGGAGAACCTCGGATTCATTTGGTCGCAGAGCCTTCTTTGCCAGGGCCCAAGGTTCACAACGTCCCCTGCCCTGCCTTCGGTATGGAACGTACTACGTGGGTACCTCGGACAGAACGTCCAGTCCTCACCAGACCGTGCTGACCAACCTAGGCACGCTGCCTGGAAAGTCCGTACCTCAAGGTATCTCAAGCGAGACAAGCCAAGACAGGAAGGGAACATTGAGCAACCATGCGGCAACTTATTCCTTGAGTGGATATTCGGACAGCATCAGGGAAGAACTCCACGATGCGCCGTAGATTTATCCGTAGAATCTCCGGATCTCTGAAAGAGACAAGCAGGGGGCTACGTACCGGCTCTACGTTCGAGTCTCGCACACGATACTAGGGCCCTGGAGGACATCAAGCCGCGCTGATCAGCATCTGGATATGATTAAATCGGGTATCCGCGTTCAATTTGGAGCAGTTGCCCAATGCCAGTCCCGACTCCCAGAGTGTGATATGATTGGGCCTACCTTAGTTAAAAGACAGAGCAGGGTTAGGTACGAAGTAACACGGTACCTTAGCATGGTAGGTATTCGTGAATACACCGACGATGAAGTACATGTAACTAGAGGAATCACGGACGACCTGGGTCTAGGCCAGGCCGAGCAACAACTGCACGGACTTCCCTACATAGCAGTCAGGTACCCAAGAGCAAGCAGGAGGAACCAGACGAGGTCTATTTCCAAGACAAGAATAccggtatccgtacggatgcAGCCAAGAGTCTCTGGACCGAGATTGATGCAGAGCAGAGTCCAAGTACCCTTTGATTCCTATCCCAGCTTGCCCTAGCTTCCGGTTCTTTATCAATCACGGTGTGGGTGCTATATAGACCGGGACTGCAACACCTCATTATAGGATGGGAGATGGCTCGTGGTTACGTACAGTTGCTTAACACGGGCATTCGCGGTCATCTTTTGTTTAGCATGTCATCCCACCCTCAGCCTTGCTGATCAAGTACAAAGTACACGTACAGAACCATAGGCGGGGCAGCACCTTTCCCAGCATCCACCAAGCGCACGCTGGAGCCAAATTACGTGACAACACGCGTTCGTGAGAATCGAAAATGCAGCTATGCTCAATGGTAGATCACTGTACTCTATACCGGGCAACGGCTGCGAGGAAAGATTGGGACTGCGAAACAAGCATCGCGAGATCCACCTTGCTGTTTGTCCCCTTTCCCGCATTTCAATTGTAGACCTGAGCATTGTCGATCCTTCAAGACTATTCGCTACACTGCAAGAACCTTCCCAGAGGTGATAGACAAGTTCAACCGCACTCTTTCCCTTTACACCATCCGTGACTAATAAGCTCAATGTATTGCGCTACCTTCAGGTATCCGTTCTACTTTACGCAATGAAAAGCCGCCATGCGCTGTCCATGACTGAGGTAGTGAGGCACTCAAGATATCTTTGAAGGTACAGGTCtttacctaccttaggtaccgTAACTAATCAACCTCTAATTAcaggtaccttaggtaggtTGAGATAGCGGATCGAGCTCTTATCTTATCGTATCTTATCGATAGCAAATCCACCtttgcctacctaggtaccttaggtTCCGACCTAGGCAGGTATTTCACCTAACCTCTGGGCCCTAAGCTTCCGACATTGTCAATGTCAAGGTCCTTCCACCCGATTGCCTTATTTCCTACCGCAAACCTGACGTATCTTACGCAGGCGTCCGCTCGATTCGTCTAAGCGAATGTAGGCAGCGACACATTGACTAGCTACGAAAGCCTACAAAATCGTTCACCGTCGTCATTACATGTCGCGTAGCAAGAGGTCGCATGCTACTTACGAGGCTGACTTGCACGATGAAGCCGCCGTACACGTCGCCTTTGGCACCCCTCTCCCGCCACTTGGCCCGGAAGTGCGCGATGATGGCGCCTACATCCCAGTACATAAGCAGGAAGTAAGGGATGAACACGGAAGGCGACGTCTTCACGGCGCTTTTACAGGTGGATGGAGTGCAGGGTTTGTCTCCCACAAGACCCCCGGCACTGAATCAAACTCAGTCATCACTTGACTGACATAAGGAACCCAGATACTTCAACACCGTTGGCTCCAAAGAAGGATGGACGCCATCTACGTTCGTCTCAAGTCGCACAAACCGTCAAAAAAACGAGCCACGTACGAGCCGACAACGGCCAGAGGATTACATGGACGAAGAGGATCTCGCAGATACCGCTGCCACTCAGAACATCCAGACAACTGATCCGTTTTCCTCTCTCGGAGCTTCTAGCCATGACAGACGTCACGCGAACGATTCCACTGGTTTAGCGAGAGCTTATGGCGATACCATGGGCCTCAAGCTTTTGAGGAAGATGGGCTGGAAGGACGGGCAGGGCATTGGCCCCAAAGTACGGCGGACCGCTCGCCTGGGTATCATGACCAGCACTCAAGATGTAACCAGTGGAAACACCCACTTGTTCGCTCCAGATGATGTCAACATGATAGAGTTCGATCGCAAGCGAAACCGCCAAGGCTTGGGTTTCATAGGAGAGCAAAAACTCTCACAGCTATCTGGTCCAGGCATCATACGGGCGAGTCGAGATCAATCTGGCGTGGATGACGAGGCGAGCAACGGCAATGAACTCTCGGATGGCCTCCAACCCGCACTCGGCATCTCACGCAGGACAGGAAAGCCAGTCCAGGCAGCGCCGCGTGG
The window above is part of the Colletotrichum lupini chromosome 9, complete sequence genome. Proteins encoded here:
- a CDS encoding cell differentiation family protein, with product MMPAQHVYGHHQFNPQTDSAWMHQQSNQHHHAQQAAAAAASAVQQQQQQQQQQQQQQQQQQQQQQQQQQQQQHYNRLASGHSAVPSLGNAHAPEGSHDNISEDNRRTMAYIADLLSESTREAALLELSKKREQVPELALILWHSFGVMTSLLQEIISVYTLLNPSQLTAAASNRVCNALALLQCVASHNDTRTLFLNAHIPLFLYPFLNTTSKSRPFEYLRLTSLGVIGALVKNDSSEVINFLLTTEIIPLCLRIMETGSELSKTVAIFIVQKILLDDNGLNYICATYERFYAVGTVLSNMVAQLVEQQTARLLKHVVRCFLRLSDNARAREALRQCLPEPLRDATFSSVLRDDAATKRCLAQLLINLSDNVVEPTQGGHPGL